The following nucleotide sequence is from Penicillium digitatum chromosome 5, complete sequence.
TTCTATGTCAAACTCCGAATTGACCCATGACGGCTGCGGCGCTTGGGCGCGCATTCAAGCCCCAAATTCATGTCAGATGCCAAAGACAAAACACTCGCCAGCAAGTATAATAAGTCCCTGGACAGTGAACGTCCAGGTCCAACCAGAAGATGCTTGCCACGATGCAAGGAAGAACTATTTCCCAAGCAGAAGTCCGTTTAGCCACCCCTGAGGTAGATCCATTAATCGGGGAACATTCGGGATTGATGAAAGTGCTCAAGTTCAGAAACACGGCGTAGAATGTAATCACGCTGGTCATTTGCAGAGGATAGCAGTCAACGATGTAGCTGCTAGTTACCGTGTTGCCGATCTGAATGCGAGCTGCAAACCCATCTGGCGAACAAGCAGGTGGATATGGTACCTACTTGAATATAGCAATGGATTGTATGACCTGATTTTGAAATGCTGGCCGGTTCAATGGATCTAAAGAGTCTGTAGTTGGCTGTGGGTGGGTTCTGATCCCGTTTTTGTTGACTGCTGCACTGTACAGAACTTGGGTGCCTTGCTCATTTTTGGTGTCATGTTCCACCATCTCTCGTATTCGATCAAGCTTTTTTGATGAATTCCCCATTGTGTAGAATTTTCAGTTGTAACAGCGTGTTCAATCTAGACCGATGTTGGCGCTAGACTATCATCTTGATTGTAATAAACGCTCTGTTCAGTTCATCAACATGGGATTTAAAACTATGCTGGAATGTTGATCTGAAAAGGCAAGTAAACAGTAGCAGGTGGTGTAAGTGAGCAATTGTAGCCCATTGGCCATGCTGCCGTGTCCAAAGTCCCAGTTGAAGAGCATAGGTTTGTAGGGATTCTCAAGAGTGCATTCCACATCATCCCTTCAAGCTATCAACCATCAATGTACTCATTTAAGGTACCATTACATCCATCACATGACACGGATTTTGATAAATTAACAAGTCATGCTATCCTCAGATCGATGTATATAATTTACCAATGAAGTAGATTGTAGATGCTTTACTTTTAATCCATCTGCTACGAGAATGTACCATTGATAATGCCCATTTCATCGGCGCTGGGACCATCATTGCCGCAAAAGGCCTCCCGCCATTTGAGTGACAGGGGTATAAAAGAGACCGTCTGAATACATCAATCAACCGGTGAGAGGGCATGATAATGTTAAAGATAAAGGAGTCGATTTGACATTGGTCACGCTATAATAATTAGAAGCCTCTCTAGTCAATTTCCATAATGGGAGATGCGAGGACGCCAGGGCTGATCTCCCCGCTATCACGGATAAGATCCATGACATAGATATCCAGACATCAGTTGGGGATCAAGGCTAGATGGATCTATTTACAGTCACACTAGCCAAACCGAAGCCACCGCAACGTGGCTCCAGCATTCTCAGTTGATATCTGCCGTGCTAACCCGCCACTGTATCTGTGCGTCCGAGATCGGACTTGTGTTTGAAATACACGACTAATAGGCATAGCGGTGGACTTTTAAATTGAGGAATTTTAAGATTTGGAGGCTGCAATTACCTCAAATGAATTGAATATATGTTTGTTGTTGAGTGTGCAGTCAGAGGAATTACTGTCACCAAGTACCAAGGATTCAAGATAAGACCATATGACCTTGGAGACTCCAGGTCGGTCATAATACACTTCAATCATGATTTCCAAATTAAAGGCACGATTCGGGTGTGAAGCATTTTTTACTTTTTCTAACTTGCTCAAGTTGACACCGAATTGTGCCCCCGCTTCCGCAATCTGACCACATCACGTTGGGCAGTTCAGTTCCAAAACCGACACGTTGAAGCCGGAAATAGACTCGAAAAGAGATTGTTATATCTCGTCTCAGATAAATCGCTATGCATGAAGGCCCCAGCCATGGAAGTTCAACCCACCAACCAACCGAGCATACCTCCCTCCTCTCCAAACCCATCGACAATGAACCATGGAGCGACCCCGAAAGCAAAGGGGAATGCCTATTCTCACGGAGTCTCATTTGTGCCGAATTCTGGCTCTTGCTGAAACACTCGGTCCCCGTAATTCTTGCCTACATCCTGCAAAATAGCCTGCAGACCGTATCTGTGATCATAGTCGGTCGGTCGTCACCAGAGAACCTTGCAGCGAGTGCATTCTCGCAGATGTTCGCAATGGTTACTGCGTGGATGATTGCACTGGGAGGTACAACGGCGATGGATACGCTCGCCTCCTCCTCGTTCACAGGCAGCTCCAACAAACAGAATCTGGGGATTCTGCTACAGCGAGGCTTCCTTATTCTGGGTGGGTTTTATATACCCGTCGCTATTTTATGGGCATGTTCAGAGCCGGTTTTCTTGTTCCTTGGCCAGGATCAGCAACTTTCAAAAGATAGTGCGAGATTCTTGACTTGTTTGATTCCGGGGGGCTTGGGATATATTTATTTTGAGGTTATGAAGAAGTACTTACAGGCTCAAGGTAAGTTTCTGTGGGAGGTCTTTCCAGATCTATGGAGACTTACCGAGATAAAGGCATTATGCGGGCCGGAACATACGTGCTGTTGATTACATCGCCCTTGAACGCCGCTCTTAACTATGTATTCTGCTACACATTCGAAATCGGTCTCCTAGGTGCCCCTCTAGCAACAGGTCTctgttactggctctcctTTGCCCTGCTTGTTCTCTACGCGCGCTTCATCCGCGGCTCAGAGTGCTGGGGCGGATGGTCCCGCGAGGCGTTTCAAAACCTACGCACATTCGCCCGTCTCGCTCTTATGGGGGTTGTTCACGTTGGAACGGAATGGTGGGCTTTTGAGATTGTCGCTTTAGCCGCTGGACGCCTAGGCACTGTTCCGTTGGCTGCTCAGAGTGTTGTAATGACTGCCGACCAAGTTCTCAACACGATTCCTTTCGGAATTGGGGTCGCGACATGCGGCCGTGTCGGCAATCGTCTCGGGAAGAGGGATAAAACTGGCGCTGCACGGGCGGCACACACCTCTGCCCTGCTCAGCGTGGTTTTCGGTGGAGTTGTGCTGGCGGTTCTCATGGGGACGCGAGAACAATTTGCGAAGATCTTTAATGACGATGCTAGTGTTGTGAATCTTACGGCTGAGGTGTTGCCCTATGTGGCACTTTTTCAGATTGCCGATGGGCTTAATGGGAGTTGTGGAGGGAGTCTACGAGGAATGGGACGGCAGCATGTGGGTGCTTTTGTTAATTTGGTGAGTTACTATTGTGGTGCGTTGCCGTTGGGTATCTGGCTTGCATTCCATGGCAGGGGGCTTAAGGGATTGTGGGTTGGCCAGTGCACTGCGTTATATTTAGTCGGAGCGCTTGAGTGGATCATCGTTGCGCGCAGTCAATGGGATACTGAGGTGCGCAAGGCCTTTCAACGTATGGATGTACATGAGGATTTGGAGGACGGGGCGGAAGAAGAGTAGATTATCATCTCTCTAGATttttgatgcaaatacaatgatagtatgtatgcaggtaaaacagttttcaattggatggacggggagagagagaaggtgagagtggaaggaagactatctagttggtctatcctacatgtgatgcctgaggcatccaacaattTTCTATTCTAATGACATGATAAAACTTCTACCGATTCCTGAGGGTTACCACTTATTTATTCTGTTAAGAGTAGAGCATCATAGTTCATCGAGATGTGGAGTTGACGTGAATATGAATCTCCTTTGAGCAAGGGCCTACTCTAGCTAGGATATGTACATAGTTTGTGCTGTGTATGCAAATAGTTAGCAAGGCGCTCTTTAAAGATTGAACAAGGATTTCATAGTCGTAAGTTATGATTTTCTAGCCCTGTTCTACACACTCTCCCTCGTTACAATTCAAGTAGACCTACCCACCTGGCCAACAATTCTCGGACACGTTCTCCAGTAGGTCCATCATTATCAAAACGGTTCAATACATCAGGACAAAATAACAGGAAGAGAGAACTATACCGAAATTCCTATATTTCTCCGTTGTCGGAAAGGAAACCACTCAACACAAATTTTGTAGATCGACAAAACCCAATGGCGAGCGACCGATAAGGAGCGACATACATAAATTAGCCCTAAATTGATATCCTACATGTGTACCTTCTCCAACTTTAACATTTGTCTCACATCCCCCTCCCCCGGCCTTCCTTTTTGAGACCCTGGCAATGATTCTGACTTGCATAATGTGTGTGTGCCGTGGTCAAGCCTCGACATCACGTTCCTCACTCGAAGTATCCTGCCATCGGTTCCTTAAAGGGAAGTTACTGGGAGAGAGAGGGGAAAACGCCGCTAAGTGTTACAAGTTTCTTGtccttttttccccctcaaGATTGACTCGGCTGTTTAAATGGTGGGCGCAGATAGAAGCGATTGCCAAATTATCCTTTGTTTCTATTTCTGGGCAATTCAGGGAACAGACGCTATCGCATGGGAAGCTGACTGGTTATGCCAAATGACATTAAAATGTTGAGAGTATACTGGAATGAATGACACACTTAGATCTTGGAACATATCCCCTAGAATTGCTCTAATCCAACAAATAACATTCACTCCAAAGCTTTTCAACTTTCTGCCTAGTATCACAATAATCCCCTCCGTTGCGGGCTTGCTAGTCCTTTCTGGGTTGGTTAGAGACCATGGAAATCATGGCCAGTCTCAACTCGCTGGCCCGCACCAAATTGAACAAATCGAAGAAGGACACAGTAGTGTCCCGATGCGTAGGCCATACACTGACGCTGATAAATTGGGTCTTTCGCGCGCTGGAAAGACCCTTCCTCGTGTCACTACCCTAGGTGGTGACCATACTATCCCACTGCCCCTACTGCGGAGTGTAATTGAGGCTTGTGGGCCTGTGACAGTTATTCATTTCGAGGGTCATTTGTGAGGAAATTCATTTACTTCAGCGCTCATTTGACAGGACTGATTTGATAGGGACACGTGGAAGCCGAAGGTCTTTTGGTGGTTCACCTAGTCAGGTTCCTGCTAACAACCACGGCACACACTGTTACCATGCGGCTATGGAGGGCTTGTTGAAGAATGATGCAAATATCCATGCTGGTATTCGGACAAAGTTGTCCGGTTCTTCCGATTATGACAACGATGGGTATTGCGGGCTTGAGACGCCGGCTACGGGCACACCAGAGACTGGTGGCTGGTCCACGCGCGAGTTGCGGGCGATCATCCATGGCCTTGATGGGCTGAACTTCATGGATGCGGATATCGTTGAGGTTGCACCTGCTAATGATCCCCATGTGGAGTTGTCGACGATGTAAGATTCTTTAAAAGTGGATGAGATACAAGACAAATACTGACGATTCGACAGGGCTGCTGCTGCTATATTACATGAAGTTCTCACACTATCATGATCAAGAAAGGCTCGCTGACTGTTGGTGAGTCGTCTCATGAGCTGTAAGGCTCAGTGGAGTTGGTGGAGATCATTTGGGAATACAAAATCCAAGCTTTAAACTTGATGAGAAACTGGATTGGTGTACCGAAAAACATAGGAGCATCCTCTGCATCTGCTGACCCCGCAACAAATCGCTTGTCATTAAGTATCTCTCCTCTCAAAGACTGAAAAGTGCTCAATGCGCACTATCTTCCTAGAGGTCACTACCACGCCAACTCCTTAGCGCCTTACGCACCACCAGATAAAAGATactgttgaacgaaatacagcgtacttttccactggaccataacaaaaaccaaggttcctgtttatggcctagggaggccgtatttgaggtttgacagaTACCATCAGCCTTGTAAATTCCTAATCAACCAACCTAGAAATAATATGTTTACTAACGCACTTATAAAGCCATGATATACTAGCCAAAACTTTCTAAATAAAAAACCAACTTCGACTCGGCCAGGTAATTGGGGGTTTGAGCCCGGGAGTTCAGAGTACGAATGCCCGATTATTTGTGCCGATGCGAGGGGGGCCGAGGGGGGATGCATAGGAGGGCTCCGATTTTTCGAGCTATTGACCCTAGGAGATTAGTAATAATATCGAATGAGCTTGCGCCCCAAGAGGATTCGGTAGCAAGTCGCTCAAGAGATCCTGTTCCGGACAGCACATCTCTCTAGCGATGCCGCCCTTGCTGGTAAACTGTTTAGCGGGAGTTTTGAAACTTTGTTGAGTTCATCCAGGGAGATGTTGACGGGAAGCTTGTTAAGGATCATTGCCCATGAGATCAAAGGAGTGTGTATAGACAGATGACGCGATTCAATTCAACTCGTGTTCAATCGttcaatcttttttttttgcttcgATAAGCACAATCCACAAAAACGCCGGTTGCAATATTAAAAGACAAGACAGACGCTCGACTCGAGCATGTGAACGTGAAAGGCAGGCCTCGTAAGCATAAAGCAGACCAACATACGCCAAGTAAATACACAAAAACAGACACAGCTGTAGATATCAACAAAGAACGAACGAGAACAGGCCCACGTAATCAATGGTATAGCATCAGGTGACCCAACGGGCCCAACGGGAGAAATCGAATCTCCAATCCGAAATCGccatttaaaaaaaataaaatcaaTCGTATCCACTATCCAGGCTCATCCTAGTTCATCTGGCCATCCCGGATCCGCAAGATAAAGTTAACAACGACGGCGGCGAGCAGGGCAATGGCGAGGATGGTAGGACCGAATCGATCATCGATGCCGCTCTGCCCGCGCCGGCGGATACTCTGCGCTCGCCAGTGGAATGTCACTAGAGCGTAGATCATTGCGCCCATGGCGATGACGGTGAAGAGGGCTGCGGAGATGCGACCGATGCGATCGCCGAAATTCAGGAGCCCGACGGCTAAGCCGCCGAGGATGACGGTGAAATTCAGCCATGAGAGGAAGGTGCGCTCGTTTGCGAAGAAGACTTTGGGCTCGACTCGGGTTGGGAGGGCGATTCGCTTGCCTGATGGATGTTAGCTGAATTCGGGGTGGAAAGACTGGAGGATTGGAGGATTGGTGCGATGGGCGTAGGTTGGGAGAAGGAGCGCGATCGATCTGCTTCTCTTGGGTTGTGGAGGTGATCGCGATGCTAGTCGGTGTCCACAGCCCAAGGGAAGCTAGCATCATCGCGCACCAATCAACGCCACGGTGATGGGAAGATGTCTAGGTAGAATTGCCTCGCGTGCTGAGCTATTGAGCTGCTGAGAGTGGTGTCACTTACCAGGAGCGGTTTGGAGAAGAGGTTGGCTAGACATTGTTGAATGTGAAGAGGTAAGGTTGTTGGAAGAGATCGCAATAGACAAGGACCCGAAGAAAAATCCGAACTCAATTTACGGAGACTGGCGAAGAGAAAAGCAACTGAAAGAAGCGAAAGGCTTCAAGAGTCAAgatctccccccccccaatgtCTTCCGTCCTGGGACTAGCGGGAAACAGCTCTGTTGCACGTGCTCCCACGATTTGATGAGAGGATCAGGTGACTAAGTACCTGGTCCACGGGTCCTAGGAGATTTTGATCGGAAGTGTTCGCCTTGGagcctacggagtactttcATCTGAAATGATCCAAAATGAAAGAATGACggatcatcctcttcattgATACGTGCATACAACGTCGGACTCCGAAAAAAAGCCCGAGGACCctgaacaaaaaaaaaaaaaatttttcCTAAAGAAACCCTCGAGATGAACTTTTATTATTTCGCCTCTCGTATGTCTCACTTCTGTACGGCAAAGGTCAATGCGCCGGAAAATGGGGCACAGCTTTTCAAGCTTTCGACCTATCACTATTAACAGACCAAGTGTTGTCAGTTCATCTGAATATCATCCGACGATCCTCCGATTGAAATAAACTTGACATAGAAAATACACAGCATCTAAATCAACATAACATCGCTCCCCAGAAGCTTCTGTCTTATATCTTTCCCGGGGCGACGGAAAAACGGATCGGAAAGGTTAAACTCGAAGAATTCCCGTCCGATTTCCACTAGACCCCCGCGGTTTCAAGGTCTAGAAAACTCCGTACTAGGCCCACTTTTAGTTTGAACGCGCATCGAAGCTGTCACGGCCTCTGAGAAACGGATTGGTGGATTTACGCTGCTCATATGTAATATACAAATTCGGAGCAGTTGTGTGAATCTGCATGGTGGGTTTTTTACAAGACCAATGGACCTTATAACCGTACAAAACCTCTAGAGGTCTTCATGATCCGGGGGTTATTCCTTGGTACTGAAACCTCACAGAGTACCGCAGACAGTAAGTTGCGAGGTGGAATTCGGAGATATAAAGTGGTAAATAGACTATCCGACTACATCGCAGTTACAATATCTGTGAGACAAGAAGCAATAAGCATTATCCGAAATGAGCAACCGGACGAAATTTCCGAGGAGAGTCCCTTAAAAGATGAAAGATCTACATTAATCTTCACAGTgctttgtactccgtagtcaaATTGTAGTCCTAGGATACAACATAGGGTAAATAATTGAGAGTGATCAGTTCCAACTCACGACTGATATTGGCTCCTTCCAACCCGTTCTACAAGATCTCTCAAATGGTTCCACCCCAGATGTCTCAAATACACCAAATCTCCAAACTCCATTGCATGATCAACCACACCTAAGCCACTAGCTCCAACAGCGCTCAGCCCGAAGGGCATCAACCGTCAATCTCCCATTAAAAAAACTTGGACACAGGTGCAACATGTCCCAATCAAGCGCAGTACAAATCTAACTTCTCCTCTCAATCATCGGATCACTCttaaaccaaaaaaaacaacaaaacaaaacaaggATCCAAGGCTTTCTCGAAACCATAAAAAGAACGTGCACAGTTCTTCGACCCTACTTAGACAAAACCCACCTATAGCGATAGCGCCCGTCTCTGGGTGCCACCTAGTCCTAACCTAAAACATGCACGACACAGGCGCTAGAATCAGCATCCCCCAAGCCCCCATGCCACGACTCCAATGAACTGGTAGCAATGCCATCGTCCTCGCAGCCAGCGACCCACACATAGGAACCCTCACCTATCTACTATTCTGACAAGTCTGGGCCAAGCATGCGATTGCGACCCAGCTTTCTAGAGTGCGCGATTTAGATAGACCAGACGGATATTATAGAGATGTTGCTTAGGGCTGAATTGATAGAGAAAGGGGTAAATCTGAATTTAACGTATGACGTTGTTCTGGTGAGTTGTGATTGTCCACAGTACAAGGGACATAGGGATTGGGGTGAAGGCTGGACATTTTTGAGGATTTGAAGCTGTTGCTTGAGAACGGGGTTGGCGTTGAACGAAGGGATCTTGCTTTGGCGCGGGAGGAGAGCTTCGAGGAGGCGGTAACTCTGTTCGAGGGGTGTGCGCTTGCGGATTTGCCGACGAAGGGGAACATTGAAGGATCTGAAAGTGCAGGGTTCACTTGGTCCTCACATGGAGCTGTGGCTATGGATGGAGCAAAATGTGTGGCATACCGGTAGTAGTGCTTCAAATTGGGTCACTCTGCTTGTGGTCGAGGATCGACAAAACCAATCTCATTCAAGTATTACATATTAAAAGTGCATTCAATGAACCCCCAAAAGCTTACATCATAGTCTGCGGAGCCCTAAGATCCCAATCCTCACGAATCATATCCGCGGCCTTCTCCGCAACAGCGTAAACACTACTGACAATATTGCCCGAAACATTATTCGGGAAAATTGATGCATCCACAACACGCAGTGCCTCAACACCCTTCACCCTTAATCTGCTGTCCAACGCATCGCCCATAGCAACGGACCCGCTGATATGGTACTCACCCGCAACGAGGTCGTGCACTGCTTCTCGGGCTTCATCCATGTTCTGCAAGTTGATCTTGGGCTCCGGGTATGCGCGCCGCAGGAACGAAGACTTCACGTGCTTTGATTTCGTGACTTTATCTGTCCAGCGGAGGAACGCTGCCAAAAGGGAGATGTCTGCTGAGTGGCCGCCGTAGTTGGGGCTGATGATAGGGGGTTTGGTTGGATCTGGACACATTAGCATTTGGATGTAGATTGGAAATAGAAGGGATTGATGTTTGGTTCTAAGCTTACCCGCACTCTCAATATGGATGGTCCCTCTAGACACGGGATACTGAATACAAGCCGCCAAGGTCAACCCAGCCGGCTCACCACGCTTGCGCGGTTGAATGATTCTACGCTGATGATAGATGCCATGGGGGTTCATTGAGCCTGGTACGGTAACAAGCTGCATATTTGCAGAGTGGTCACTCTCGAGGTTTGCGATCGTCTGTGCGAGCTGCTTCGCGTGGAACGTGCTGTTTGGTTTGACATCGCGAATGCTCTGGATAATTTCCGCCAGCTCTGGTTCAGAGAGAATTTTCCTTGCCGGGAAGAACCCCTGCAGGCTACTGATGGAGCTGAGTGGCCCGCCGCTGTCTTCGGCATATTGCTTGGTGGCAGCTTGCATTGCCTCGGGTACTTGGTTCAGGGTGTCTTGTGTGATGACACCTGGCTGGACCTCCATTACGGTCAAGGTGAGGGTATGGTCTTGGACGTTTGCACCGACGCCTCTATTGGCGACCTTGCATTCGACTCCGGCGGCTTGAAGGACCTCCGGGTCGCCGATTCCAGATAGCTCGAGAATCTGGGGGCTTTGGATTGTCCCGCCGCTGACAATTACTTCACGCTGTGCGGAGACTTGGTACTCGACTCCAGCATGCGTGAAACTGACGCCAGTGGCTTTGTTGCAGTCCAACACGACGCGGTTAACGAGGGCTTCACAGATGACTTTGAGGTTTGGGCGATTAGCACGGATCGTTTCATAATATCCTCGTGCGGCGTAGCTACGCTTGCCCTTATCTGGGCCGGTTCGATGAACTGCGCCGAGGGTGTGGTAGAAGCCGATGTGGTCGCCGCTCCATGGGTCTTTGGGTTTGTTTGTAATGCCGGTCACCTCCTCGCAGGCTTTGATGATATCGTTCTCCACTTGTACGATTGAATCATTGAACCCGGTGTGGATGGGTCCATTTACGCCATGAAAC
It contains:
- a CDS encoding Vacuolar transporter chaperone 1, whose protein sequence is MSSQPLLQTAPGKRIALPTRVEPKVFFANERTFLSWLNFTVILGGLAVGLLNFGDRIGRISAALFTVIAMGAMIYALVTFHWRAQSIRRRGQSGIDDRFGPTILAIALLAAVVVNFILRIRDGQMN
- a CDS encoding Ureohydrolase, with the translated sequence MRRPYTDADKLGLSRAGKTLPRVTTLGGDHTIPLPLLRSVIEACGPVTVIHFEGTRGSRRSFGGSPSQVPANNHGTHCYHAAMEGLLKNDANIHAGIRTKLSGSSDYDNDGYCGLETPATGTPETGGWSTRELRAIIHGLDGLNFMDADIVEVAPANDPHVELSTMAAAAILHEVLTLS
- a CDS encoding Glucose-methanol-choline oxidoreductase, producing MAENPTCEIEEFIRITFDYVICGGGTAGLALAARLSENPAVTVGVIEAGKYRIGDPLVDTPAAFPQMFENPEYDWCLYTVPQEGNRGLRQHIPRGKLLGGSSGINYMIYVRGSTLDYDDWAELVEDDGWSGESMQQYMRKHQTLEPIDPAITDLSTMPLVGEFHGVNGPIHTGFNDSIVQVENDIIKACEEVTGITNKPKDPWSGDHIGFYHTLGAVHRTGPDKGKRSYAARGYYETIRANRPNLKVICEALVNRVVLDCNKATGVSFTHAGVEYQVSAQREVIVSGGTIQSPQILELSGIGDPEVLQAAGVECKVANRGVGANVQDHTLTLTVMEVQPGVITQDTLNQVPEAMQAATKQYAEDSGGPLSSISSLQGFFPARKILSEPELAEIIQSIRDVKPNSTFHAKQLAQTIANLESDHSANMQLVTVPGSMNPHGIYHQRRIIQPRKRGEPAGLTLAACIQYPVSRGTIHIESADPTKPPIISPNYGGHSADISLLAAFLRWTDKVTKSKHVKSSFLRRAYPEPKINLQNMDEAREAVHDLVAGEYHISGSVAMGDALDSRLRVKGVEALRVVDASIFPNNVSGNIVSSVYAVAEKAADMIREDWDLRAPQTMM
- a CDS encoding Multi antimicrobial extrusion protein, which translates into the protein MHEGPSHGSSTHQPTEHTSLLSKPIDNEPWSDPESKGECLFSRSLICAEFWLLLKHSVPVILAYILQNSLQTVSVIIVGRSSPENLAASAFSQMFAMVTAWMIALGGTTAMDTLASSSFTGSSNKQNLGILLQRGFLILGGFYIPVAILWACSEPVFLFLGQDQQLSKDSARFLTCLIPGGLGYIYFEVMKKYLQAQGIMRAGTYVLLITSPLNAALNYVFCYTFEIGLLGAPLATGLCYWLSFALLVLYARFIRGSECWGGWSREAFQNLRTFARLALMGVVHVGTEWWAFEIVALAAGRLGTVPLAAQSVVMTADQVLNTIPFGIGVATCGRVGNRLGKRDKTGAARAAHTSALLSVVFGGVVLAVLMGTREQFAKIFNDDASVVNLTAEVLPYVALFQIADGLNGSCGGSLRGMGRQHVGAFVNLVSYYCGALPLGIWLAFHGRGLKGLWVGQCTALYLVGALEWIIVARSQWDTEVRKAFQRMDVHEDLEDGAEEE